In Anolis carolinensis isolate JA03-04 chromosome 4, rAnoCar3.1.pri, whole genome shotgun sequence, the genomic window AGTCATAATCCCACTATATCCTacattggtcagacctcacctggaataaccctggtCAGTTCTGCcctgttctgggcaaagcaatgcaagaaggatatggacaaactggAAGGTCTCCAGAGAAGGTCAACCAAAACGTCAAAgttctggaaactatgaatccctttAAGGAGTGACttagggatgtttagcttggagaaaaggagACTGAGAGAAAAGGAGATATATTTGGAAGCATGTCATATTGAGAAGGGAGAAAGTTTGATCCCTGCTGCTCTGGAGAGGACATGAAGCAATGCATTCAAATTTCAGGGAAAAATTAGGAACACCAGGAAGAAttttctgacagtaagagctgctcAGTAGGGCAGTCTGGCAGAATCTCTTTCTCCGGAGGATCTTAAGCagatgctgggtggccatttgttgaGAGGGATTGGATtgcatcttcctgcctggcagaagattggactggatggttcttggAGTCTCCTCCGACTCTATAATTgggttgtttgttttccgggctgcatggccatgttccagaagtattctctcctgatgtttcgcccacatctatggcaggcatcctcagaacctcacaacctctgaggatgcctgccatggatgtgggcaaaacgtcaggagagaatacttctggaacatggccgtacagcctggaaaacatacaacaaccctgtgatcccggccatgaaagccttcgacaacacattgactccATAATTCTACGATTATGGTTCAGGAAATGATGGGTGGCAAATGGGTGTATTAGGTCTTATCTCTTTCTTAACCAGTCATGGTAAGAATAGATCAAGCAAAGCTTGTCAATCACTAGAAGAGCAAGGAAAATGTCTTGTTGACCGGCTGCAGTGTACACACCCTCTGAGAAAGTCTCGTGGTTTCCAGGAGCTTTACGCATGATAAAGCATGAAAAGGATTGGCGTTCCTGCCCCGCTCCACCCAGGAGTCGAAACTTGGTCTCAAATAGTAGATGACAAACAAAAGGCAACGTTTATGAGGGTCAGACTGAACAGTCAAAATTGCAAAATTGCAAAATACTCGGGACcaaaagcattttggatttttgtacgagggttgaatgaaaagtaatgcctccacctttgtaactcatcaacagatggcagtactgataTGCGGCAGGTcctgacttgttcagtagactctcctctacagttccatttggcgggaagccttagcattgaatggttgtgttgttaaagggcaacattaaagggaaccctgcgcagacttaagcaacgtgcagtcattgaattcttgacagcagaaggtgtcaccccaaaggagattcatccaagaatgcaagctgtttatggtgattgtgttgatgtgagtcctgtgtgtcattgggcaagtaagttcaaagatgttgaggtggaaacatctgacttgcgcgACAAACAAAGAGATGgatatcctgtgacagcaaccaccgagtatCACCTGTAAAacattgacagattgattcaggacaatcgtcgtatcactcagagagaaatttcaagcatcatcagcatttcacaagaacgtgtcggtcacattattgctttgcttggctatcggaagatctgtgcatgatgggttcTGCGAGACGCTGGtcgcggaaaccgagtgtcgacttcttccgtgatggcttcagaaaacgtgttcattgttggcagaaatgtgtcagaaccctgctactagagcctggatgtggctctgagtttcagggtcactgacattgataagacacctgcgtcccaggactcggaggagaaacggctgatggacttggcggggaatttgcgcggggttttactgagcgggaagagactgttcaaatgagggggggggtatataaaggagggttggccggagcctcccattcttggcttttctgatgttcatgtttcctacagtaaaagtttctggtgatatcacagagagtcttgtgtgttcattcaggagcggctgtggtgagctgacactaagccaagaatatcggacaccatcccgctgtagcggtgaggtgtaacatgcaagtggaggatgaagaactcttgggcgccggaggaggaaggtcggaaagggccactcccgagacggacgctgagttccaccagctggcggccctggcgtcatccaccgcttatgcccagccaaatggggtaacccagaggcgcggagtggtgcggggagatagcaccggaggagaggaaggttcaccttccccaggcccgcaaaagatggtgtttctggaggagaggatgtcggcgatggagaccaccctggcagtgatgtcgagggcgatggagcgcctggcggttttggcggagccggagcgaggaagggaactccgggctagctcaatgtgggacgtgagcatgggaagcagccagggctttgcagacctcccagcaccgaagggaagggaaatgcgaaaggagcccggtgcccggcccaagatccaaacgagcctgacgcgggtggaggagagtgacgacgaaggggaaaagcctccgagaatcccggctacgctcccaactgagaccctggtgcccctggcgaatgccgggcgtggcacaggacaaagggaagcagcagcggggcccactggcccgcaagggggcttgcgacgggcggaggattggggattgccaccacagggacccctaccgagacgagaggaactaaggatcgagtttgggggagagtcctctgaactggattttttcctgaccacggtgaggggctatatggaggacaatgcccacactttcagaacggaatccagccgggtacggaccattggtgcagtgttgaagaggggagcggccagctggtacgttcaactacacgcgcggcgcgacccatgtctggggtcactccgacgctttatgggggccctggagacccgtttccgagatccactggagcagatccgggcgagggaggagttgaagaccgtctcccaggggcagaggtcggtgtctgagtatgcggaggagttccaatgcctcgctgaaaaggtgccggaatggtctgcagtgacaaagatagaactcttcaaagaggggctcaggcgggagatcctctcctgggcggtgcatcgtgatgagcctgacacactgcgcggatggattcagctggcggggcgcgtcgagacatcgctggcccaggcgaggaggcaccgaggagggctacagcagcggccgcagatgaaagaggggagccggaaggagggatcaaccccagccgggaggagaacggagccgccagggaacgtgagcaccagcaggaggggctgcttcgtgtgcggccgtttgggccacagggctgccgagtgctggcagagaaaaggggaaggcggaggcccgcccaaaccaagagccgtggcagggaaacgcgccgaggaagaaccaccgatgaggcaccactcgggggggttggtaagtcaggacaaagccatgatagtggtccccattcagctggaaagtggcagcaaacaagcaacctgcaaagcatttgtggattgtggatgttccaggaacatcatctcccctgaattagccgagggattgggatgcgaaagaacgaacctagaatccccaatagctttttcgcagttggacggatccacagcatcgggatcattagctaagtacagtgccgaagatgtaaagtgtaagatagggagttgggaaggaaaggtgtcatttgtgatatcacaaatagccagctataatgttatactaggcatgccatggctggggcaggccaacccgcaaatcaactgggaggataagagcatgatcttcaggatgaagttggaagaagggagccaggaagtggagagagagccggggaaaaggggggaggaagactctatcaggatagcagaactggcagataaattacccccagagtatcgggattttgtggacgtatttgatgagaaggaagcagacagtttcccaccgaagcggagagttgaagtgaagatagagctagtcccaggagcagagcttcctaaggcaaaaatatacccaatgtcggctagggaaaaggaggaactgagaaaatacattgataaaaacctagcgaggggtttcatagagccttcaaattcccctctaggggcgcctgtgttgttcaggcgcaaaaaggaccaaacgctgaggctctgcattgactacaggggcctgaatgcaatcagttctggaaataaataccccctacctctagtgaaggacttgatcgcccaattatcggagggacagatattcactaaattggacttaattgaagcataccataaattgcagattaaaccagaggacaggtggaagacggccttctcctgtgcattcggattattcaattatcgtgtgctccctttcggtttgtgcggcggaggcgccgcgttcatgcaattaatcaacgaagtgttgcatccattgttgtacaagggagtctttgtttttttagatgacatattgttagtatctcggactaaggagcaacacgtagaactagtcagggaagtcctgcaaaagttgagagaagcaaaactgtatgcgaagcttgccaagtgcgagttcaataaagaccagatagactttctggggtataggatttcctcccagggagtggcgatggaccctgcgaaggtagaagacgtgagggggtgggaagcccccaaaacacggaagcagctgcaatccttcctagggttcgcaaacttctatagaacatttatcaaggactttgcgcgcctcactttgccactaacggatttgttaaagactaaagggaggggagaaacagccaaagtgaaggccccaggggccaaactgacctggacaatagaatgccaggaagctttcgaagcccttaaaaagcattttacggaggagcctgtcctacagcaccctgatatgtctaaagcctttgtattacattgcgatgcgtcagaccgggcatatggggcagttctgctacagaaagacgagggggggaacctgaagccatgtggctatctgtcaaaaaagtttagtgataccgaaaaaaactggccgatttgggagagagaagccttagcgattctaaaagcactagagtgctggagacacttcctggaaggaagtggaacaccgtttgaggtgtggactgaccatagaaatttacagtatctaagatcccctcgtaaactatcagcgaagcaaattagatgggcccaatatttcagccgttttgatttcagactcagattcttccaggggaaacataatatactcgctgacgctctctctcggatgcctcagcacgggggaggaattcaggaatctgaagggagtatttttcttgataagcaatggggcctggcagtactaactcgagcacaagcggccaaagaaaacaaacgtactgccatttccacggggggaggagaaatatgggaggaagagttgaagcgagcgtatggaatggacaaatggttacaaacaaacaaagaaaagggagaattgtgtggggatttggtgtttgtaaataagaaattgtatattcctgaatgtttaagacgagaaatgttaaggaagtaccatgataacaagggtgcgggtcatctaggccccaccaggactattaaactgttggccaaacaatgctggtggcccggaatgaggaaagacgccagggggtacgtcacgcagtgtgaattatgcgcagagggaaaaacaccaccggggaagccccaggggctattgcagaaggtggtagagcccatgaggccatgggaatgcgtagccatggattttgtaggcgaactaccccccagcagaggccacagatacatttggacaatattggacttattctcaaaacaggcacactttgtggctctgccaaaacttccttcagctgaaaaacttgctgatttgtatgtgaagcacgtatatcgcctacatgggtgtcccgacaagataattagtgaccggggagtccaatttactgcaaaattttggggaaaattcttacagctgttaggagcagaaaggaacctgagctcggcctttcatcccgcgaccaacgggggggtcgaacgtacccaacagacactgtgccaattcttaaggatgtacaccaattatagacaggatgattgggcggaccttcttccgtttgctgagatggcttttaacggggccgtacattcggccacaggtcgtgccccattcgaaatagtatacggacaggaggtggcacctttccccaggctacccgagtggaaggaaggggagggccagaccgacgaggaatggccggccaaaatcaagcaagggtggcaaaccgtggtagaggcattgcgggaaacacaaaagaagtacaagctctttgcggatcgtaggcgccgagagggggacaaattgggcgaaggagatctggtttggctgagcacaaaaaacctaaaattgggattcccatccaagaaattggctccacgctatataggaccattcaggggagcaaaaagaataaacgaagtgacctatgagctgaggctacccaaggacctaggaaagatacacccggtattccattgcagcctgttaaaaaagtataaaggaactctggacggcggagaacaatagttgtgtttaatcttttccttccaggacgaaggggaggaggacgccatgtcagaaccctgctactagagcctggatgtggctctgagtttcagggtcactgacattgataagacacctgcgtcccaggactcggaggagaaacggctgatggacttggcggggaatttgcgcggggttttactgagcgggaagagactgttcaaatgagggggggggtatataaaggagggttggccggagcctcccattcttggcttttctgatgttcatgtttcctacagtaaaagtttctggtgatatcacagagagtcttgtgtgttcattcaggagcggctgtggtgagctgacagaaatgtatccaagtgtctggtgattatgtggaaaagtgaatagtggtagttaaagagcacattctaaggattatttctgcctttgatttgttaaaatattcccacccaaacccaagtaacgaaggtggagggattacttttcattcaaccctcgtagattttGGAATAACACATGAGGTTGGAAATAGGCTATGGATCTATCTACGAAAAAGACAAAATCCAAGTGTTGTGCTTGGTGCAAACTCCTCACTTCTCATCTTTTCATAGAGACTTGCATCTGTAGAGGAAACGTTTTGGATTTCGGAGTATTTCGGTTTTCAGAATTCGAGATAACTGATCTCAGTTTCAACATATTATGTGTTGAAGAACAAGAAGACATAAAACAGGAGCATGATCACCCTAAA contains:
- the LOC134298563 gene encoding uncharacterized protein LOC134298563, yielding MQVEDEELLGAGGGRSERATPETDAEFHQLAALASSTAYAQPNGVTQRRGVVRGDSTGGEEGSPSPGPQKMVFLEERMSAMETTLAVMSRAMERLAVLAEPERGRELRASSMWDVSMGSSQGFADLPAPKGREMRKEPGARPKIQTSLTRVEESDDEGEKPPRIPATLPTETLVPLANAGRGTGQREAAAGPTGPQGGLRRAEDWGLPPQGPLPRREELRIEFGGESSELDFFLTTVRGYMEDNAHTFRTESSRVRTIGAVLKRGAASWYVQLHARRDPCLGSLRRFMGALETRFRDPLEQIRAREELKTVSQGQRSVSEYAEEFQCLAEKVPEWSAVTKIELFKEGLRREILSWAVHRDEPDTLRGWIQLAGRVETSLAQARRHRGGLQQRPQMKEGSRKEGSTPAGRRTEPPGNVSTSRRGCFVCGRLGHRAAECWQRKGEGGGPPKPRAVAGKRAEEEPPMRHHSGGLDEGEEDAMSEPCY